A stretch of Cellulosilyticum sp. I15G10I2 DNA encodes these proteins:
- a CDS encoding AI-2E family transporter, translated as MDFILKILSILSPFIVGVSIAFVLNIPMKLFETKVFYSLDRSKTPALRKLKRPLSIAATLILVFGFLIGLTLFIIPQLIESTATLVNAVPGYVQSLETLVNQYINSSELLNALGNEILMAWKDFIQVGSKFLGTSLAGLLTMTLGFTTSVVNFGLSLVLAVYMLASKEKLILQTKKVIFAFFNKSTAAQILHLGEITDLAFYRFIAGQFTEALIIGALCFIGMSLLALPYPLLISVIIAVTSLIPIFGAFIGTVPAAFIIFIIDPLKALWFIVFIVILQQFEGNIIYPRVVGNSIGLSGLWVLLAMVIGGSTFGLLGMLLGIPIFSILYQILRTIVYKRLHTKKIVKIQ; from the coding sequence TTGGACTTTATTTTAAAAATACTAAGTATTTTAAGTCCATTTATTGTGGGCGTCAGCATTGCATTTGTGCTAAACATTCCTATGAAATTATTCGAGACTAAAGTCTTTTATAGTTTAGACCGGTCTAAAACACCAGCACTTAGAAAACTTAAGCGGCCGCTTTCTATTGCTGCTACGCTCATTTTAGTTTTTGGTTTTTTAATAGGACTTACTTTATTTATTATCCCACAACTTATTGAAAGCACTGCAACTCTCGTAAATGCAGTACCTGGCTATGTACAATCTTTAGAAACACTGGTCAATCAGTATATTAATTCCTCTGAACTTTTAAATGCCTTAGGCAATGAAATACTTATGGCCTGGAAAGATTTTATACAGGTTGGCAGTAAGTTTCTTGGGACTTCCCTTGCTGGGCTACTCACTATGACTTTAGGCTTTACAACAAGTGTGGTTAATTTTGGCCTTTCTTTAGTACTAGCTGTCTATATGCTTGCAAGTAAAGAAAAATTGATACTGCAAACCAAAAAGGTTATCTTTGCTTTCTTTAACAAAAGCACTGCTGCGCAAATACTGCATCTCGGAGAAATAACAGATCTTGCTTTTTATCGTTTTATTGCAGGTCAATTTACCGAGGCTCTTATTATAGGTGCACTTTGTTTTATTGGTATGAGCTTACTTGCGCTTCCTTATCCGCTTTTAATCAGTGTGATTATTGCCGTAACGAGTCTTATCCCTATATTTGGAGCTTTTATCGGAACAGTTCCAGCTGCTTTTATTATTTTTATTATCGATCCGCTTAAAGCTTTATGGTTTATTGTCTTTATCGTGATCCTGCAGCAATTTGAAGGGAATATTATTTACCCAAGGGTAGTAGGCAATTCCATCGGTCTTTCAGGACTCTGGGTACTCCTTGCAATGGTTATCGGCGGAAGTACTTTTGGACTTTTGGGTATGCTGCTTGGCATTCCTATCTTTAGTATCCTTTATCAAATACTTCGTACAATCGTCTACAAAAGGCTGCATACTAAAAAAATAGTAAAGATCCAGTAA
- a CDS encoding sodium:solute symporter family transporter, protein MKILLLVVFIISMIGVGLYSRSRVKNMNDFFLGGRNMGGWISAFAYGTSYFSAVIFIGYAGGIGWKYGVSATWIGICNAAFGCFLAWIVLAKKTRDMTHKLEAHTMPEFFEKRYQSKGMKIVSALVIFIFLVPYTASVYKGLGYIFKSSFGISFEAAIFFMALLTTIYLLLGGYVATAINDCIQGVIMLVGCMLMVIYVISNPVVGGLEQGIRQLVELDPGLGMVFTDGARRLSLLGLIFMTSFGVWGLPQMIHKFYAIKDDAAIKKGTVISTVFALVIGGSAYFTGSMGRLFFIENEAAVMPAGNPDMIIPLMLEKTLPEALLGVIIVLMLSASMSTLSSLVLVSSSTISIDFIKGFIAPQISEKKTMFIMKIFCGIFVGLSFIIAVFQPSTIVYLMSLSWGVVSGMFLGPYLFGLWWKKTTQKGAWCGFIAGGLVIGGYLVLEKIGLLKIDMPVVSSLAMIASIIVVPVVSLFGTQMNTVHLEEIFGEQEENIA, encoded by the coding sequence GTGAAAATCTTATTGCTGGTTGTTTTTATTATTTCAATGATTGGAGTAGGGCTGTATAGTAGGAGCCGTGTTAAAAATATGAATGACTTCTTTTTAGGCGGCAGAAATATGGGGGGCTGGATAAGCGCGTTTGCTTATGGGACATCTTACTTCTCAGCAGTTATTTTTATCGGTTATGCAGGAGGCATTGGCTGGAAGTATGGCGTTTCTGCAACTTGGATAGGGATTTGTAATGCTGCTTTTGGGTGTTTTTTGGCTTGGATTGTACTGGCTAAAAAAACCCGTGATATGACACATAAACTAGAAGCACATACCATGCCGGAGTTTTTTGAGAAGAGGTATCAGAGTAAGGGGATGAAGATCGTTTCAGCACTTGTGATATTTATATTTTTAGTACCCTATACGGCTTCTGTCTATAAAGGACTAGGCTATATTTTTAAGAGCTCCTTTGGAATAAGTTTTGAAGCAGCAATATTTTTTATGGCACTTTTAACAACGATTTACTTGCTCTTAGGTGGTTATGTAGCGACAGCTATTAATGACTGTATACAGGGCGTTATCATGCTTGTAGGCTGTATGCTTATGGTGATTTATGTTATTTCTAATCCAGTTGTAGGGGGACTGGAGCAGGGCATTAGGCAGCTTGTAGAACTTGATCCTGGTCTTGGTATGGTTTTTACAGACGGGGCAAGAAGGCTTTCGCTTCTGGGACTCATTTTTATGACGAGCTTTGGTGTGTGGGGCTTACCTCAGATGATCCATAAATTTTATGCGATTAAAGATGATGCAGCAATTAAAAAAGGGACAGTTATCTCTACAGTATTTGCACTTGTTATAGGGGGATCCGCTTATTTTACTGGATCTATGGGAAGATTGTTTTTTATTGAAAATGAGGCAGCCGTAATGCCAGCTGGGAATCCAGACATGATTATTCCGTTAATGCTCGAAAAAACACTGCCGGAAGCACTGCTTGGGGTTATTATTGTACTGATGTTATCAGCTTCAATGTCAACACTTTCTTCACTGGTACTTGTATCAAGCTCGACGATATCGATAGATTTTATTAAAGGGTTTATTGCACCACAGATATCTGAGAAAAAAACGATGTTCATTATGAAAATATTCTGTGGTATCTTTGTAGGATTATCTTTTATAATCGCGGTGTTTCAGCCTTCAACTATCGTGTATTTGATGTCACTGTCTTGGGGTGTTGTCTCGGGAATGTTCCTCGGACCTTATCTATTTGGCTTATGGTGGAAGAAAACAACTCAAAAAGGGGCGTGGTGTGGCTTTATAGCGGGGGGCTTAGTAATAGGAGGCTACTTAGTGCTCGAAAAAATAGGCCTGCTTAAGATTGATATGCCCGTTGTATCAAGTCTTGCAATGATTGCTTCTATCATCGTAGTACCTGTTGTAAGCTTATTTGGTACACAGATGAATACTGTGCATCTAGAGGAAATATTTGGAGAACAAGAAGAAAATATAGCGTAG
- a CDS encoding HlyC/CorC family transporter, whose amino-acid sequence MDPGDLWQGILLAVCLILSAFFSASETALMSLSKIRIRNMVDENVKDAYKVQKLIENPSKLLGAILIGNNIVNIGASALATSLAIEYLGGTGVGIATGIMTILVLIFGEITPKSLAAQSSEKVSLKVVRLLTIIVTVLNPITTVLIHITNTIIKFLGGSINIQQPFTTVEELKTMINVSHEEGVLEAEEKKMIHNVFEFNDTKVADVMVPRVNMVAVEVAATYDEIINVFKDQRFSRLPVYEGTIDNIVGVLYLKDLIFSDIQKADFDIIKNMREPYFTFEFKMVAQLFNEMKDQIIPMAIVMDEYGGTAGIITMEDLVEEIVGDIQDEYDEANDEIEVVKEDEYIVRGIVKIDTVNEMLGTRFESEDFDSIGGFVTGIFGRLPKAGEQIAYNNTQFIVESTNRNRIEKLRILT is encoded by the coding sequence TTGGACCCGGGAGATTTATGGCAGGGGATTTTATTAGCAGTATGTTTGATTTTATCAGCATTTTTTTCAGCATCAGAAACAGCTCTTATGTCTTTGAGTAAAATAAGAATAAGAAACATGGTTGATGAAAATGTTAAAGATGCTTACAAGGTACAAAAGCTAATAGAAAACCCCAGCAAATTATTAGGTGCTATTCTTATAGGCAACAATATTGTAAATATTGGTGCATCTGCTTTGGCGACTTCACTTGCTATTGAATATTTAGGAGGTACGGGTGTAGGGATAGCCACAGGGATAATGACGATCCTTGTTTTGATCTTTGGAGAAATTACGCCCAAGTCTTTAGCCGCTCAAAGTTCCGAGAAAGTATCTTTAAAAGTTGTAAGGCTATTAACTATTATTGTTACTGTATTAAACCCTATTACTACAGTTTTAATACATATAACAAATACAATTATTAAATTTCTTGGCGGCAGCATTAATATACAGCAGCCCTTCACTACAGTAGAAGAATTAAAGACTATGATTAATGTAAGTCACGAGGAGGGGGTCCTTGAGGCTGAAGAAAAGAAAATGATTCATAATGTATTTGAGTTTAATGATACAAAAGTTGCCGATGTTATGGTGCCAAGAGTTAATATGGTCGCAGTTGAAGTAGCCGCAACTTATGACGAAATTATTAATGTTTTCAAAGATCAGCGGTTTTCGCGGCTTCCAGTGTATGAGGGCACAATTGATAATATAGTTGGCGTTTTATATCTTAAAGATTTGATTTTCAGTGATATACAAAAAGCAGATTTTGATATCATTAAGAATATGAGAGAGCCTTACTTTACTTTCGAATTCAAAATGGTTGCGCAATTATTCAACGAGATGAAAGATCAAATAATTCCTATGGCCATTGTTATGGATGAGTATGGTGGTACTGCTGGTATTATTACTATGGAAGATTTGGTAGAAGAGATCGTCGGAGATATTCAAGATGAGTACGATGAAGCGAATGATGAGATTGAAGTAGTTAAAGAAGATGAATATATTGTCAGAGGTATTGTGAAAATTGATACAGTTAATGAGATGCTAGGAACAAGGTTTGAGTCTGAAGATTTTGATTCTATTGGAGGATTTGTAACAGGAATTTTTGGAAGACTGCCAAAAGCAGGTGAACAGATAGCCTATAATAACACACAATTTATTGTAGAAAGTACAAATAGAAATAGAATTGAAAAATTAAGGATACTTACTTAA
- a CDS encoding calcium/sodium antiporter — protein MDYIILIAGFLLLVKGADFFVEGSSSIARKVRIPTLIIGLTLVAFGTSAPEAAVSITSALQGQNDMAIGNIVGSNIFNLLLVVGIAAFISPLKVKRSIIFKEFPFALLSAFVLLILAYDTQFQDSSKNILTQADGMMLLVLFGIFMYYLIELALTSRATTKGQQIETEAEAVEGSSISNFKSIIFAIGGIVGIILGGKFVVDAATEIALGLGMSESLVGLTIVAVGTSLPELVTSIVAARRGQSDIALGNVIGSNIFNVFFVLGISAWISPIAISDTVFFDMLFLLGISIVAYLFAITKKSIDKFEGIFLASTYIAYLTFIIIRN, from the coding sequence ATGGATTATATAATACTTATTGCGGGTTTTTTACTTTTAGTTAAAGGTGCAGATTTTTTTGTTGAGGGATCATCCAGCATTGCAAGGAAAGTTAGGATACCTACTCTTATTATAGGACTTACATTAGTTGCCTTTGGAACAAGTGCACCAGAAGCAGCAGTTAGTATTACCTCAGCGCTGCAAGGGCAAAATGATATGGCCATAGGCAATATAGTTGGTTCTAATATTTTCAATCTACTCTTAGTAGTTGGGATAGCAGCTTTTATATCACCATTAAAAGTCAAAAGGTCTATTATTTTCAAAGAGTTTCCTTTTGCACTGTTGTCTGCATTTGTACTTCTAATACTGGCTTATGATACACAATTTCAAGATAGTTCCAAAAATATCTTAACACAAGCTGATGGGATGATGCTTTTAGTCTTATTTGGTATCTTTATGTACTATCTCATAGAACTTGCCCTTACTTCTCGTGCTACAACAAAAGGTCAGCAAATTGAAACTGAAGCAGAAGCCGTAGAGGGATCGTCAATTTCTAATTTTAAAAGTATTATTTTTGCTATAGGAGGGATTGTTGGTATTATATTAGGGGGCAAGTTTGTGGTAGACGCAGCCACTGAGATAGCCCTTGGTTTAGGGATGAGTGAAAGTCTTGTAGGCCTAACTATTGTTGCGGTAGGCACTTCTCTTCCAGAACTTGTTACCTCTATTGTAGCAGCAAGGAGAGGGCAAAGTGACATTGCATTAGGTAATGTAATTGGCTCAAATATCTTTAATGTATTTTTTGTATTAGGCATATCAGCTTGGATTAGTCCAATAGCTATAAGTGATACCGTATTTTTTGATATGTTATTTTTACTGGGCATCAGCATTGTAGCTTACTTGTTTGCGATAACCAAAAAAAGCATCGATAAATTTGAAGGGATATTTTTAGCGAGTACTTATATAGCTTATTTAACCTTTATTATCATTAGAAACTAA